One Malassezia restricta chromosome VI, complete sequence genomic region harbors:
- a CDS encoding sulfate permease, SulP family, translating into MVDHPKTASLRSSQTYTDMDDVESGSRTYHPGSSFFSIHTDAACSALDGRSYRFGGVLNGTRPRHEEANLSTYSATKDHIRHETAELADIGVNDENLSGYSGATLSRAGHAAVPKTGLAEPRFHSDMGELNERTCLFRGCSTPYSAIPDTRNLSYGTEAMETWDTQGSSLPSERHPRFSSLSQDNHAYRLTHVCHSTWRDVGHVLMEPVRTLPAVILGLFLNILDGVSYGMITFPTSLPIFSTFGGDGVSMFFVTCVVSQLVYTLGGSIFKGGNGSMMIEVVPFYHLIVKDILRVVGEDNPSSLIATTMVAFALSSVLTGLLFWLQGVFHLGVLISYFPRHILVGCIGGVGVFLVETGIAVTAGLESESGVQYNWATVLQLASSTETVFQWLLPLVQAVLLNVISSRCHSPLLIPMYFLVVLALFYVISLGILGLDMPTLWDRGWVFDVREAANAPFYRYLTYFDITQINWTALWSTLQTQMALVFFGILHVPLNVPALGVTIGEDNVDLDKELRAHGVSNVAAGLLGTVPNYLCYVNSVMFYRVGGGSRLSGIMLAAGTTMVLLIGPSPIGYLPIMVVGALIFVLGIDLVREALWDTWGRVNRLEYITILIIVVAMTLTDFVIGCLVGLALACIFFVMQTSRRNAVRSALSGAAARSTVRRHLTQRRFLDDVAKQTKILKLQGSLFFGTINSVESLVRKMLDLDEWHKNPISFLVMDFGLVQSVDFSAMEAMLRIRRMLRTRDVHLVFCGLSLDGDVAHSLQKADLWTDRANGLDVFATLNEALEWTENEYIRGLYMFNLSMTAGALRPSSIAGQSTFRSIHPKPKPTVTYDEVDENPPRYEQLREAARRVTQNLQKGFAFMPGISYENGASQQDTSAASISLLSITLGPYMDHSQKSEHLFQLISKELKEMVIPKDTLLWDWNEQPDALYFIESGILKARYAFPQDDYEISEAMLAGTIAGELTFLAQQPRDTMVRTEVDTKVWRLDGQSVKNIVHQDTQAYTMLVQLLLRITADEQNCLRSYLVSQMS; encoded by the coding sequence ATGGTCGATCATCCCAAGACGGCATCACTGCGCTCATCTCAGACCTATACCGACATGGATGACGTGGAATCTGGATCTCGAACATACCACCCAGGAAGCTCCTTTTTTTCCATCCACACAGACGCAGCCTGTAGCGCTTTAGACGGGAGGAGTTATCGTTTTGGTGGCGTGCTGAATGGAACGCGGCCCCGCCATGAAGAAGCAAATCTGTCCACCTATTCTGCTACGAAGGATCATATCCGACATGAAACTGCTGAGCTCGCAGATATTGGTGTCAACGATGAAAATCTGAGTGGGTATTCCGGTGCGACGTTAAGCCGTGCTGGTCATGCGGCTGTGCCCAAGACTGGTTTGGCTGAACCCAGGTTCCATTCCGACATGGGGGAGCTTAATGAGCGTACATGTCTTTTTCGAGGATGCTCTACACCGTATAGCGCCATTCCTGATACCCGAAACCTTTCTTATGGCACAGAGGCGATGGAGACATGGGACACGCAAGGGTCCTCTCTACCCTCTGAGCGCCATCCTCGTTTTTCGAGTTTGAGCCAAGATAATCACGCATACAGGTTAACCCATGTATGTCATTCGACATGGAGAGATGTGGGACATGTACTCATGGAACCTGTGCGCACCTTGCCCGCTGTGATCCTCGGTCTATTTCTCAATATTTTAGACGGAGTTTCCTACGGCATGATCACATTTCCCACTTCCTTGCCTATATTTTCCACCTTTGGAGGAGATGGCGTGTCGATGTTTTTTGTCACTTGCGTTGTATCGCAGCTGGTGTATACCCTTGGTGGCTCGATCTTCAAAGGTGGGAATGGGAGCATGATGATCGAAGTGGTGCCATTTTATCATCTCATCGTGAAAGATATTTTGCGTGTTGTGGGGGAAGACAATCCCTCTTCTCTCATTGCGACCACGATGGTGGCATTTGCCCTATCTTCCGTTCTCACGGGACTTTTATTTTGGCTCCAGGGTGTGTTTCATTTGGGCGTCTTAATCAGCTACTTCCCTCGTCACATTTTAGTTGGCTGCATTGGTGGCGTCGGTGTATTTTTGGTCGAAACTGGCATTGCTGTCACAGCGGGTCTGGAGTCCGAGAGTGGAGTCCAATACAATTGGGCAACAGTGCTACAGCTGGCCTCGAGTACAGAAACTGTCTTTCAATGGCTCCTTCCTCTGGTGCAGGCGGTGCTGCTGAATGTTATCTCATCTCGATGTCACTCGCCACTATTGATTCCTATGTACTTTCTTGTGGTCCTTGCCTTGTTTTATGTTATTTCATTGGGCATCCTTGGCTTAGACATGCCCACTCTCTGGGATCGCGGCTGGGTATTTGATGTTCGAGAGGCAGCAAATGCCCCCTTTTATCGTTATCTGACGTATTTCGATATTACTCAAATCAATTGGACTGCACTCTGGTCGACCCTTCAGACGCAAATGGCTCTTGTGTTTTTTGGCATCTTGCATGTCCCTTTAAACGTCCCTGCTCTCGGTGTGACGATAGGAGAAGACAATGTTGACTTGGATAAAGAACTCAGAGCGCATGGCGTATCGAATGTGGCAGCCGGGCTGCTTGGCACAGTGCCCAACTACTTGTGTTATGTCAATTCCGTTATGTTTTATcgcgtgggcggcggctcTCGTCTAAGCGGCATTATGCTAGCAGCTGGTACGACGATGGTCCTCCTTATAGGGCCCAGCCCTATAGGGTATTTGCCTATTATGGTTGTCGGTGCGCTAATCTTTGTATTGGGTATTGATTTGGTTCGTGAGGCACTTTGGGACACATGGGGTCGCGTCAACCGGCTAGAATATATCACTATTCTCATTATAGTGGTGGCCATGACGCTTACTGACTTTGTCATTGGGTGTTTGGTGGGGCTTGCTTTGGCATGTATTTTCTTTGTGATGCAAACATCGAGACGTAATGCAGTCCGCTCTGCACTTTCTGGTGCGGCTGCACGAAGCACCGTGCGGCGCCATTTGACACAGAGACGCTTCTTGGATGATGTGGCCAAGCAAACCAAGATTCTAAAGCTACAAGGCTCGTTGTTTTTTGGTACGATCAATTCCGTCGAATCGCTTGTAAGAAAAATGCTTGACTTGGACGAATGGCACAAAAACCCGATTAGCTTTCTCGTCATGGATTTTGGATTAGTGCAGTCTGTGGACTTTTCGGCTATGGAAGCCATGTTGCGAATACGCCGCATGCTCAGGACCAGAGATGTGCATTTGGTGTTTTGTGGTTTGAGCTTGGACGGAGACGTGGCCCATTCTTTGCAAAAAGCGGACTTATGGACTGATAGAGCTAATGGCCTCGATGTCTTTGCTACCCTGAATGAAGCATTGGAATGGACTGAAAATGAATACATCCGCGGACTGTATATGTTCAACTTGTCTATGACTGCCGGTGCTCTACGCCCATCCAGCATAGCAGGGCAAAGCACTTTTCGATCCATTCATCCTAAGCCAAAACCCACCGTAACCTACGATGAAGTGGACGAAAATCCGCCACGTTATGAACAACTACGTGAAGCTGCGAGACGCGTGACGCAAAATTTGCAAAAGGGCTTTGCCTTTATGCCTGGTATATCTTACGAAAATGGCGCATCTCAGCAGGACACATCCGCTGCGTCTATTTCACTTTTGTCTATCACACTGGGTCCCTACATGGACCATTCTCAAAAAAGTGAGCACCTGTTTCAGCTGATTAGTAAGGAGCTGAAAGAGATGGTGATTCCCAAAGATACCTTATTGTGGGACTGGAATGAGCAACCCGATGCTTTGTATTTTATTGAATCCGGTATCCTTAAAGCGCGGTATGCGTTTCCACAAGATGATTATGAGATTAGCGAGGCCATGTTGGCAGGCACCATTGCTGGTGAGCTGACATTCTTGGCACAACAGCCCCGAGACACCATGGTCAGAACAGAAGTGGACACGAAAGTTTGGCGTTTGGATGGTCAATCTGTGAAGAATATTGTTCATCAAGATACCCAAGCCTACACAATGCTTGTGCAATTGTTACTTCGCATTACGGCAGATGAACAAAACTGTCTCAGATCTTACCTAGTTTCTCAAATGAGCTAG
- a CDS encoding PLP dependent protein: MPTTEVARYSAALKNSFAYKTTIQRWPTILTQVVDGLFQQCHALSVHGTASHTKVEEAKSIIEQISQLKYELTHNKALTPIGVRSDNAPRIGSFHAPATEPYDDIIRRSDLTWFQSDWLFAECYLYRRLRHFFEISNEWKEHDPFISLKNDAFRASGRGVGACATWMDNILSKSETHNTASPDTKSIFQDMVYSSLWGNAMDLSLLLNITDDELQKRQSASEKERSDKIQHIIVNDMDALWNKVRGITEGRVDFVLDNAGFELVTDFMLADFMLSLRGPFARASEERANDIERRIHHVLQRVSEASKVANREENPSLLVVSKLHPPSDVMAAYHRTGQRHFGENYVQELVDKASVLPDDIHWHFIGGLQSNKAKLLATVPNLYAVESIDSDKLATALEKSLAKPENTALRAYPLHVYIQVNTSGEEGKSGLPAMLAPWKNDDAQPPLLALAQRIMLECPHMRLQGLMTIGSMSNSQASQESNENPDFATLVSSRQHLMNALTQDANFLAKLSKATWWTPNGNATNVYDDLMKNQDLGLSMGMSADMQAAISMGSTNVRIGSDCFGRRTSNNEAADIRSAELGEWSKRPLVKEVVFHPKNMPWFVSDTCVPDIWRMLDQLSQPDFFSCAQDLAMEPIYRMAKRWRSHFEEGRFRLAMPDDSPLGASAGALSDYWTWPDSYETMPERAPELFSRLKTSDLVLFKGDLNYRKLTQDAQWPSSTSFSQTLGPLAGEVALVALRTCKAEVCVGLPEAQEAKLYECDDSWRTNGKWAVIQYAACTQSSRV; the protein is encoded by the exons ATGCCAACTACGGAGGTCGCACGATACAGCGCCGCTTTAAAAAACAGCTTCGCTTATAAGACAACCATCCAAAGATGGCCTACTATATTGACGCAGGTAGTAGATGGCTTATTTCAACAATGCCACGCTCTATCTGTCCATGGTACTGCTTCCCATACCAAGGTTGAAGAGGCCAAGAGTATCATCGAACAAATTTCGCAGCTCAAGTACGAACTAACTCATAACAAGGCTCTTACGCCCATCGGAGTCAGATCGGATAATGCCCCCCGCATCGGCTCGTTTCACGCGCCAGCCACGGAGCCATATGACGATATAATCCGCCGATCTGACTTGACTTGGTTTCAATCAGACTGGCTCTTTGCGGAGTGCTATTTGTATCGACGACTCCGACATTTTTTCGAAATATCAAACGAATGGAAAGAACACGATCCTTTCATTAGTTTAAAGAACGATGCATTTCGTGCGTCCGGCCGTGGTGTTGGCGCATGTGCTACGTGGATGGATAATATATTGTCCAAGTCGGAAACGCATAATACCGCGAGCCCTGACACAAAAAGTATATTTCAAGATATGGTGTATTCCTCGTTGTGGGGGAATGCCATGGATCTGAGCCTATTGCTGAACATAActgatgacgagctgcaaAAACGACAGAGCGCATCTGAAAAGGAGCGCTCTGACAAAATTCAACACATCATTGTcaacgacatggacgcgcTATGGAATAAGGTGCGCGGCATTACAGAAGGTCGCGTTGACTTTGTGTTGGATAATGCTGGTTTTGAGCTCGTTACTGACTTTATGCTGGCTGATTTTATGCTTTCTCTCCGTGGACCCTttgcgcgtgcgtctgAAGAGCGAGCTAACGACATTGAAAGACGAATCCACCATGTTCTTCAGCGTGTATCGGAAGCGTCGAAAGTGGCCAATCGTGAAGAAAATCCGAGTCTTTTGGTTGTTTCAAAGTTACATCCGCCATCTGATGTAATGGCTGCATACCACAGAACAGGACAGCGCCACTTTGGAGAAAACTACGTTCAAGAGCTCGTCGATAAGGCTAGTGTGCTTCCTGACGATATTCATTGGCACTTCATTGGTGGTCTTCAAAGTAACAAAGCAAAGCTACTTGCGACTGTGCCAAACCTGTATGCTGTGGAATCGATTGACTCCGACAAATTAGCCACGGCCTTGGAAAAATCCTTGGCTAAACCAGAAAACACGGCTTTACGTGCGTATCCTTTGCATGTGTATATCCAAGTCAACACTAGCGGCGAAGAAGGAAAAAGTGGTCTACCAGCCATGTTGGCACCATGGAAAAACGACGACGCTCAACCACCGCTTTTAGCACTCGCCCAAAGGATCATGCTAGAATGTCCCCATATGAGACTTCAGGGACTTATGACTATCGGCTCCATGTCAAATAGCCAGGCTTCTCAAGAATCAAACGAAAACCCCGACTTTGCAACCTTGGTTTCATCCCGGCAACACCTGATGAATGCATTGACGCAGGATGCTAATTTTCTAGCTAAATTGTCCAAAGCAACATGGTGGACTCCGAATGGAAATGCCACAAATGTGTATGATGACTTGATGAAAAATCAGGATTTGGGCCTTAGTATGGGTATGTCCGCTGATATGCAAGCAGCTATTTCCATGGGAAGTACAAATGTCAGGATTGGAAGTGACTGCTTCGGACGGCGTACATCCAACAACGAGGCAGCTGATATTCGATCAGCCGAATTAGGAGAGTGGTCGAAACGCCCATTGGTGAAGGAAGTGGTCTTCCACCCAAAAAACATGCCCTGGTTTGTGAGTGACACATGCGTGCCTGACATATGGCGCATGTTAGACCAACTTTCTCAGCCAGACTTCTTCTCTTGCGCCCAGGATCTTGCAATGGAGCCTATTTATCGAATGGCTAAGCGCTGGCGAAGTCATTTTGAGGAGGGTCGATTTCGCCTTGCCATGCCTGATGATTCGCCTCTCGGAGCTAGTGCAGGTGCATTAAGTGACTACTGGACGTGGCCTGATAGCTATGAAACTATGCCTGAACGCGCTCCGGAGCTCTTCAGTCGACTGAAAACATCAGACTTGGTTTTATTCAAAGGCGACTTGAACTATCGCAAACTGACACAAGACGCTCAATGGCCAAGTTCCACGTCGTTTTCTCAAACTCTCGGGCCTTTGGCAGGAGAGGTAGCtctcgtggcgctgcgcacTTGTAAAGCTGAGGTTTGTGTTGGCTTGCCTGAGGCGCAGGAGGCCAAGCTCTACGAATGCGATGATTCTTGGCGAACCAATGGGAAATGGGCAG TGATCCAGTATGCTGCCTGTACCCAATCATCACGTGTATAG
- a CDS encoding ribosome maturation protein SDO1 — protein MGYFFSLQQQCLCQPLSISMPINLPSNNFKLTNVSIIRLRRGGKRFEIACYKNKVREWRSGVEKDLDEVVQIENVFLNVSKGQVASKDDLQKAFGTSDVTEVLLEILKKGELQVGDKERSHELSTLWVEIASIVAQMCVDPNSQKPYTVGIIEKAMKDVHYSVKPTKSAKTQALDVIKLLQSKSIIPIERAQMRICATMPAKEGKRLKDKLIAMFTKIEEEDWSDVWEVVGTIDPGSLRQINVLFENEVKGEGGVETLAFSTVDQGDDEEGEDW, from the exons ATGGGCTATTTTTTTTCGCTACAACAACAGTGTTTGTGCCAACCACTGTCTATATCCATGCC GATCAATCTGC CATCCAACAATTTTAA ACTCACGAATGTATCCATCATTCGTCTTCGACGCGGTGGCAAACGTTTTGAAATTGCTTGCTATAAGAACAAGGTGCGCGAATGGCGTTCAGGTGTGGAAAAAGATTTAGACGAAGTGGTCCAGATTGAAAACGTGTTTCTAAATGTTTCGAAAGGTCAAGTCGCGTCCAAAGATGACCTGCAAAAAGCGTTCGGCACATCTGACGTGACTGAAGTGCTGCTGGAAATTTTGAAAAAAGGCGAGCTTCAAGTAGGCGACAAGGAACGAAGTCATGAACTTTCGACACTTTGGGTCGAAATTGCCAGCATTGTGGCCCAAATGTGTGTTGACCCAAACAGCCAAAAACCGTACACGGTAGGCATTATTGAAAAAGCCATGAAAGACGTGCACTACAGTGTTAAGCCCACCAAATCGGCCAAAACTCAAGCCTTGGATGTCATTAAATTGCTACAGTCCAAGTCTATTATTCCTATTGAACGTGCGCAAATGCGCATCTGTGCGACCATGCCAGCCAAAGAAGGCAAGCGCTTGAAGGACAAACTCATCGCCATGTTCACCAAGATAGAGGAAGAAGACTGGTCTGACGTGTGGGAAGTTGTTGGTACAATCGATCCAGGCTCACTTCGCCAAATCAACGTCCTATTTGAAAATGAAGTGAAGGGTGAGGGTGGTGTAGAGACCTTGGCCTTCTCGACGGTTGATCAGGGCGATGATGAGGAAGGGGAGGATTGGTAA